In Arthrobacter sp. B3I9, the following are encoded in one genomic region:
- the hpaD gene encoding 3,4-dihydroxyphenylacetate 2,3-dioxygenase, with protein MTNFVPTPTVPAPDIVRCAYMEIVVTDLAKSREFYVDVLGLHVTEEDENNIYLRSLEEFIHHNLVLRKGPIAAVAAFAYRVKSPAEVDAAEAYYKELGCRTERRRDGFTKGIGDSVRVEDPLGFPYEFFYDVEHVERLTQRYDLYSAGELVRLDHFNQVTPDVPRGRAYLEDLGFRVSEDIKDADGVTYAAWMHRKQTVHDTALTGGNGPRMHHVAFATHEKHNIIQICDKMGALRISDRIERGPGRHGVSNAFYLYILDPDGHRIEIYTQDYYTGDPDNPTITWDVHDNQRRDWWGNPVVPSWYTEASLVLDLDGNPQPVIVREEKSEMAVTVGADGFSYTRKPEGEENGSAGEKTGFKLGAQL; from the coding sequence ATGACCAACTTCGTTCCCACCCCCACCGTCCCGGCACCGGACATTGTCCGCTGCGCCTACATGGAAATCGTGGTCACTGACCTCGCCAAGTCGCGCGAGTTCTATGTGGACGTCCTGGGCCTGCACGTCACCGAGGAGGACGAGAACAACATCTACCTCCGCTCCCTCGAGGAGTTCATCCACCACAATCTGGTGCTGCGCAAGGGCCCCATCGCCGCGGTGGCTGCCTTCGCCTACCGGGTGAAGTCCCCGGCCGAGGTGGACGCCGCCGAGGCCTACTACAAGGAACTGGGCTGCCGCACCGAACGCCGCAGGGACGGCTTCACCAAGGGCATCGGCGACTCCGTCCGCGTCGAGGACCCGCTCGGCTTCCCCTACGAGTTCTTCTACGACGTGGAGCACGTGGAGCGCCTCACCCAGCGCTACGACCTCTACTCCGCCGGTGAGCTGGTCCGCCTCGACCACTTCAACCAGGTCACCCCGGACGTCCCGCGCGGCCGTGCCTACTTGGAGGACCTCGGCTTCCGCGTCTCGGAGGACATCAAGGACGCCGACGGCGTCACGTACGCCGCCTGGATGCACCGCAAGCAGACGGTGCATGACACCGCCCTCACCGGCGGCAACGGCCCGCGCATGCACCACGTCGCCTTCGCCACGCACGAGAAGCACAACATCATCCAGATCTGCGACAAGATGGGCGCCCTGCGCATCAGCGACCGGATCGAGCGTGGTCCCGGCCGCCACGGTGTCTCCAACGCGTTCTACCTTTACATCCTGGACCCGGACGGCCACCGCATCGAGATCTACACCCAGGACTACTACACCGGCGACCCGGACAACCCCACCATCACCTGGGACGTCCATGACAACCAGCGCCGGGACTGGTGGGGCAACCCCGTGGTCCCGTCCTGGTACACCGAGGCCTCCCTGGTCCTGGACCTCGACGGCAACCCCCAGCCGGTCATCGTCCGCGAGGAAAAGAGCGAAATGGCAGTCACCGTCGGCGCCGACGGCTTCTCCTACACCCGCAAGCCGGAGGGCGAAGAAAACGGCTCCGCCGGCGAAAAGACAGGGTTCAAGCTGGGAGCGCAGCTGTAG
- the hpaH gene encoding 2-oxo-hept-4-ene-1,7-dioate hydratase: MLDATTIEAIADELVEAGRNRTPVPRLTARYPDMTVEDSYAVQQLWRRRNEEAGRTLVGRKIGLTSKAMQAATGITEPDYGAIFDDMVLETGCSVEWDKYTHPRVEVELAFVLKDGLKGPGCTIFDVLKATDYVVPALEILDSRIEMEGRTIVDTISDNAAMGAMVVGGNPVKPDAVDLRWVSAILYKNQTVEETGVAAGVLDHPANGVHWLANKIAAHGDSLKAGDIILAGSFTRPLWVFKGDTVHADYGPLGAVTCRFE; this comes from the coding sequence ATGCTGGATGCCACGACGATTGAGGCCATTGCGGATGAACTGGTGGAAGCCGGCCGGAACCGTACCCCTGTTCCCCGCCTGACGGCCCGCTACCCGGACATGACGGTGGAGGACTCCTACGCCGTCCAGCAGCTGTGGCGCCGCCGCAACGAGGAAGCCGGCCGGACCCTGGTGGGGCGCAAGATCGGCCTCACGTCCAAGGCCATGCAGGCAGCCACAGGAATCACTGAACCGGACTACGGCGCCATCTTCGATGACATGGTGCTGGAGACCGGCTGCTCCGTGGAGTGGGACAAGTACACCCACCCGCGGGTGGAGGTGGAGCTGGCGTTCGTCCTCAAGGACGGGCTTAAGGGCCCCGGCTGCACTATCTTCGACGTCCTGAAGGCCACCGACTACGTGGTTCCGGCCCTCGAGATCCTGGATTCGAGGATCGAGATGGAGGGCAGGACCATCGTGGACACCATCTCGGACAACGCGGCGATGGGTGCCATGGTTGTGGGCGGCAACCCGGTGAAGCCGGACGCCGTCGACCTCCGCTGGGTGTCCGCCATCCTGTACAAGAACCAGACGGTGGAAGAGACCGGCGTGGCGGCCGGCGTCCTGGACCACCCGGCCAACGGCGTCCATTGGCTGGCCAACAAGATCGCCGCCCACGGGGACTCTTTGAAGGCCGGGGACATCATCCTGGCCGGCTCCTTCACCCGCCCGCTCTGGGTCTTCAAGGGTGACACCGTGCACGCCGACTACGGCCCGCTGGGAGCTGTGACATGCCGCTTCGAGTAG
- a CDS encoding HpcH/HpaI aldolase/citrate lyase family protein has protein sequence MPLRVEDTFRDALRSEHGEAGRALAGMWVCSGSPLIAELCAGSGLDWLLVDAEHSPNGLESILSQLQAVNGYPVHTMVRPPVNDTVVIKQYLDLGVQNLLIPMVNSVAEAEAAVAATRYPPEGVRGVGSALARAARWNRVPDYLVRAGETVSVTVQIESTAAVEAVEDILKVDGVDAVFIGPSDLAASMGLLGQQEHPDVRAAVEHCLSAAEAAGKPAGVNAFNPATAQHYLANGAGFILVGADVALLARGSEALAAQFIRPADGGTPASY, from the coding sequence ATGCCGCTTCGAGTAGAAGACACCTTCCGCGACGCCCTTCGCAGTGAACACGGCGAGGCCGGTCGGGCGCTGGCAGGAATGTGGGTGTGCTCCGGCAGCCCGCTCATCGCCGAACTCTGCGCGGGATCCGGCCTGGACTGGTTGCTGGTGGACGCCGAGCACAGCCCGAACGGGCTCGAGTCCATCCTGTCCCAGCTTCAGGCCGTCAACGGCTACCCGGTCCACACGATGGTCCGGCCGCCCGTGAACGACACCGTGGTGATCAAGCAGTACCTGGACCTGGGCGTGCAGAACCTGCTCATTCCCATGGTGAACTCCGTGGCGGAGGCGGAAGCTGCGGTGGCGGCCACCCGTTACCCGCCCGAGGGCGTCCGCGGCGTCGGCTCGGCCCTGGCCCGGGCCGCGCGCTGGAACCGGGTGCCGGACTACCTGGTCCGCGCCGGCGAGACCGTCAGCGTCACGGTGCAGATCGAATCCACCGCGGCTGTCGAGGCCGTGGAGGACATTCTCAAGGTGGACGGCGTGGATGCCGTCTTCATCGGCCCGTCCGATCTCGCCGCCTCCATGGGCCTGCTGGGCCAGCAGGAACACCCGGACGTACGCGCCGCCGTCGAGCACTGCCTTTCCGCCGCAGAAGCGGCCGGAAAACCTGCCGGCGTCAACGCCTTCAATCCCGCCACGGCACAGCATTACCTCGCCAACGGCGCCGGCTTCATCCTGGTGGGGGCCGACGTCGCCCTCCTCGCACGAGGCTCCGAAGCCCTCGCCGCGCAATTCATCCGGCCTGCCGACGGCGGCACCCCGGCCAGCTACTGA
- a CDS encoding NAD-dependent succinate-semialdehyde dehydrogenase yields the protein MTVTSGLFPAILPEREASLLASVPTGLLIGGQWRDASDGGSFDVNDPATGEVLATLASATSEDAVAALDAADAVQASWARTAPRVRAEILRRAFDLVAARTEDFALLMTLEMGKPLAEARGEVAYGAEFLRWFAEETVRDYGRYLTTPEGKNRILVQHKPVGPCLLITPWNFPLAMATRKVAPAVAAGCTMVLKPAKLTPLTAQYFAQTMLDAGLPAGVLNVVSSSSASGVSGPLLADPRLRKVSFTGSTPVGKRLIADAAQNVLRTSMELGGNAPFIVFDDADLDAAVEGAMAAKMRNMGEACTAANRFLVQDSVAADFTARFAAAMGALATGRGTDPATQVGPLIGAAARDDVHALVAAAVDAGATILTGGAPVDGPGYFYQPTVLGNVPNDAAILGQEIFGPVAPVTTFATEEEAIRLANATEYGLASYIYSKDFNRLLRVAEQIEFGMVGFNAGIISNAAAPFGGVKQSGLGREGGSEGIAEYTTTQYIGIADPYAS from the coding sequence ATGACAGTTACCTCTGGGCTTTTCCCTGCCATTTTGCCGGAACGTGAGGCTTCCCTCCTCGCATCCGTTCCCACTGGCCTGCTGATTGGCGGGCAGTGGCGGGACGCGTCCGACGGCGGCAGCTTTGACGTGAACGACCCCGCCACCGGGGAGGTGCTCGCCACCCTCGCCTCGGCCACCAGCGAGGACGCCGTGGCGGCGCTGGACGCGGCCGATGCGGTCCAGGCCTCCTGGGCGCGGACGGCACCGCGGGTACGGGCCGAAATTCTCCGCCGTGCCTTTGACCTGGTCGCCGCACGCACCGAAGACTTTGCGCTGCTAATGACCCTGGAGATGGGCAAGCCGCTGGCCGAAGCCCGCGGCGAGGTGGCCTACGGGGCCGAATTCCTGCGCTGGTTCGCGGAGGAAACGGTCCGCGACTACGGCCGCTACCTCACCACGCCCGAGGGCAAGAACAGGATCCTCGTCCAGCACAAACCCGTCGGGCCCTGCCTGCTGATCACGCCGTGGAACTTCCCGCTGGCGATGGCCACCCGCAAGGTCGCCCCCGCCGTGGCGGCAGGGTGCACCATGGTCCTCAAGCCCGCCAAGCTCACCCCACTCACCGCCCAGTACTTCGCGCAGACCATGCTCGATGCCGGCCTGCCTGCCGGGGTGCTGAACGTCGTGTCCTCGTCTTCAGCTTCCGGGGTTTCCGGGCCGCTGCTGGCCGACCCGCGCCTGCGGAAGGTCTCCTTCACCGGTTCCACTCCCGTCGGCAAGCGGCTCATCGCGGACGCCGCGCAGAACGTGCTGCGGACCTCCATGGAGCTCGGCGGAAATGCCCCGTTCATCGTGTTCGACGACGCCGACCTCGATGCCGCCGTCGAGGGGGCCATGGCCGCCAAGATGCGGAACATGGGCGAGGCCTGCACCGCGGCCAACCGGTTCCTGGTCCAGGACTCCGTCGCGGCCGACTTCACAGCCAGGTTCGCCGCCGCGATGGGTGCCCTGGCCACCGGGCGCGGCACCGACCCGGCCACCCAGGTGGGTCCGCTGATCGGCGCGGCCGCCCGTGACGACGTCCACGCCCTGGTGGCCGCCGCGGTTGACGCCGGAGCCACTATCCTCACCGGAGGCGCGCCCGTGGACGGACCCGGCTACTTCTACCAGCCCACGGTGCTGGGCAACGTGCCGAACGACGCCGCGATCCTGGGCCAGGAGATCTTCGGGCCGGTGGCACCCGTGACCACCTTCGCCACCGAGGAAGAGGCCATCCGGCTGGCCAACGCCACCGAGTACGGCCTGGCCTCCTACATCTACAGCAAGGACTTCAACCGGCTGTTGCGGGTGGCCGAACAGATTGAATTCGGCATGGTCGGGTTCAACGCCGGCATCATCTCCAACGCCGCCGCACCGTTCGGCGGAGTGAAGCAGTCCGGGCTCGGCCGCGAAGGCGGCTCCGAGGGCATCGCCGAATACACCACCACCCAATACATCGGCATCGCCGACCCCTACGCATCCTGA
- the treS gene encoding maltose alpha-D-glucosyltransferase — MAGSEAAADGDGKTASAAAEPAVDADISYDEQFYPARPKALRPIARRRQYLATRPSFEFDGRNAAYVEWLRNQAMLGDANVLARQLSGQASMWQNSYAHPNPRAAVERAPVWFTAYPLSFITRSNQSFLSALGDPGMWEAFREIGIRAIHTGPVKLAGGISGWSQTPSVDGHFDRISMAIDPAFGTEDEFRRMCEVAAEHGGTIIDDIVPGHTGKGADFRLAEMNFRDYPGIYHMVDIPEEDWHLLPDVPEGQDSVNLSPDSEQALQKAGYIIGRLQRVIFYEPGVKETNWSATRPVVDTTGKTRRWVYLHYFKAGQPSINWLDPTFAGMRLVVGDALHSLVDLGTGALRLDANGFLGVEKSAEEEPGWSEGHPLSEAANQLIGSMIRKVGGFSFQELNLTIDDIKATSEAGPDLSYDFITRPAYHYAVVTADTEFLRLTLRLSMEIGVDQASLVHALQNHDELTYELMHFAAGHRDEVFELGGQELTGAQLAEHVQRTMQERLTGENAPYNALFTTNGIACTTVSFIMAALGIREPDAITPEEEARIQDVHILMSMYNALQPGVFALSGWDLAGITALDRKSVAELTAQGDTRWINRGAHDIMGTSPDAETSSSGMPRARSLYGPLPEQLQNPDSFARRLQRILTVREENGIATGTLLDVPDVSHRGLLVLCMRLGSGALQVTVLNFSDQDVAGSIQSSHLLPGASVHDLFSGAEIGQVDDLHSFFLELPAYQGTALLLTHEDLGDEESQAS; from the coding sequence ATTGCAGGGTCCGAGGCAGCTGCCGACGGAGACGGGAAGACGGCTTCGGCAGCCGCTGAACCAGCGGTGGACGCGGACATCAGTTACGACGAGCAGTTTTATCCCGCCCGCCCCAAGGCGCTGCGGCCGATAGCACGCCGGCGGCAGTACCTTGCCACCAGGCCGTCCTTCGAATTCGACGGACGCAATGCGGCCTACGTGGAATGGCTGCGGAACCAGGCGATGCTCGGAGACGCCAACGTGCTGGCCCGGCAACTCTCGGGGCAAGCCAGCATGTGGCAGAACTCCTACGCGCATCCGAACCCCAGGGCAGCCGTCGAACGCGCACCGGTGTGGTTCACCGCCTACCCCTTGTCCTTCATCACCAGGTCCAACCAGTCCTTCCTTTCCGCTCTGGGTGACCCGGGCATGTGGGAAGCCTTCCGGGAAATAGGCATCCGTGCGATCCACACGGGACCCGTGAAGCTGGCAGGCGGCATCAGCGGCTGGTCCCAGACGCCGAGCGTGGACGGGCACTTCGACAGGATCAGCATGGCGATCGATCCGGCCTTTGGCACCGAGGACGAGTTCCGCCGGATGTGTGAAGTCGCCGCGGAGCACGGCGGAACGATTATTGACGACATCGTTCCCGGCCACACCGGCAAGGGAGCCGACTTCCGCCTCGCCGAGATGAACTTCAGGGACTACCCGGGGATCTATCACATGGTGGATATCCCGGAGGAGGACTGGCACCTGTTGCCGGATGTGCCCGAAGGGCAGGACTCGGTGAACCTGAGTCCTGACTCCGAACAGGCATTGCAAAAAGCCGGGTACATCATTGGCCGGCTGCAGCGGGTCATCTTCTACGAGCCCGGCGTCAAGGAAACCAACTGGAGCGCCACCCGGCCCGTCGTGGACACCACGGGAAAGACCCGCCGCTGGGTCTACCTCCACTACTTCAAAGCAGGCCAGCCGTCCATCAACTGGCTGGATCCCACGTTCGCCGGGATGCGCCTTGTGGTCGGCGACGCTTTGCATTCCTTGGTGGACCTCGGCACCGGCGCACTCCGGCTGGATGCGAACGGCTTCCTCGGAGTGGAGAAGAGCGCTGAAGAAGAGCCCGGCTGGTCTGAGGGGCATCCGCTCTCTGAAGCTGCCAACCAGCTCATTGGTTCCATGATCCGCAAGGTGGGCGGGTTCTCGTTCCAGGAGCTGAACCTGACCATCGACGACATCAAGGCGACCTCGGAAGCTGGCCCTGACCTTTCCTACGACTTCATCACCCGGCCTGCGTATCACTACGCCGTGGTCACCGCCGACACGGAGTTCCTGCGCCTGACGCTCCGCCTCTCGATGGAGATCGGCGTGGATCAGGCCTCGCTGGTTCACGCGCTGCAGAATCATGACGAACTCACCTACGAACTGATGCACTTCGCCGCCGGGCACAGGGACGAGGTGTTTGAGCTGGGCGGCCAGGAACTGACCGGGGCGCAGCTCGCCGAGCACGTTCAACGCACTATGCAGGAGCGCCTGACCGGGGAGAACGCGCCGTACAACGCGCTGTTCACCACCAACGGCATCGCCTGCACAACGGTGAGCTTCATCATGGCAGCGCTGGGAATCCGGGAACCGGACGCGATAACACCGGAAGAGGAGGCGCGAATCCAGGATGTACACATCCTCATGTCCATGTACAACGCCCTCCAGCCCGGAGTTTTCGCGCTTTCCGGCTGGGATCTGGCCGGCATAACGGCACTCGACCGTAAGAGTGTCGCAGAACTTACCGCCCAGGGTGACACCCGCTGGATCAACCGGGGGGCACACGACATCATGGGCACCAGTCCGGACGCCGAAACCTCCTCCTCCGGCATGCCGAGAGCCCGTAGCCTGTACGGGCCGCTCCCCGAGCAGCTGCAGAACCCGGACTCGTTCGCCCGGAGGCTTCAGCGGATCCTCACCGTAAGGGAAGAGAACGGCATCGCCACCGGCACGCTGCTGGATGTGCCGGATGTTTCGCACCGCGGCCTGCTGGTGCTGTGCATGCGCCTGGGCAGCGGCGCACTCCAGGTCACGGTGCTGAACTTCTCGGACCAGGACGTCGCCGGCAGCATCCAGTCAAGCCATCTGCTGCCTGGTGCGAGCGTGCACGATCTGTTCAGCGGCGCTGAAATCGGGCAGGTGGACGACCTCCACAGTTTCTTCCTGGAGTTGCCGGCCTACCAAGGAACGGCCCTGCTGCTCACCCATGAGGATCTCGGGGACGAGGAATCGCAGGCATCATGA
- a CDS encoding MFS transporter, whose protein sequence is MSALSHEHRNSARENRRVAFATIIGTTIEWYDFFIYANAAGLVFAKLFFEPAGNDIALLISFASVGLSFLFRPLGAFLAGHFGDRLGRRAMLVLTLILMGAATTLIGVLPTYETAGLAAPVLLLLLRILQGISAGGEWGGAVLMAVEHATRSRRGLFGSFPQLGVPLGMLLASGVLSLMSGVVSPGEAFVEWGWRVPFLLSFVLIIVGFIVRRSVEESPVFAEIATRKQQTRVPIVELFKKHWLLVILAALVFAGNNAAGYMTTGGYILSYATAPKGLAMDRTQVLLAVTVSAALWFVFTLISGYLADSLGRKKTYLIGYACLIVTFFPLFWLINTGNIWAMLLGLSLFSVGLGLTYGPQAALYSELFPASVRFSGVAISYALGAIIGGAFAPTIATALVQATGTTTSVSVYLLVMALISTGAVLVIRERRGIDLGIGNQAEQEVGATVFDKRRGQDSAGAKAATSV, encoded by the coding sequence ATGAGCGCTCTGTCGCACGAACATCGCAATTCTGCGCGGGAAAACCGCCGGGTCGCGTTTGCCACCATCATCGGAACCACCATCGAGTGGTACGACTTCTTCATTTACGCCAATGCCGCCGGCCTGGTGTTCGCCAAGCTCTTCTTCGAACCGGCGGGCAACGACATCGCGCTGCTGATCTCGTTCGCGTCGGTGGGCCTGAGCTTCCTGTTCCGGCCCCTTGGAGCGTTCCTGGCCGGACACTTCGGTGACCGGCTGGGGCGGAGGGCCATGCTGGTCCTCACGCTTATCCTGATGGGTGCCGCAACCACCTTGATCGGCGTCCTGCCCACTTACGAGACCGCCGGCCTTGCCGCTCCCGTCCTGTTGCTGCTGCTGCGCATCCTGCAGGGCATTTCGGCAGGCGGTGAATGGGGCGGGGCCGTCCTCATGGCCGTGGAACACGCAACCCGCTCCCGGCGGGGCCTGTTCGGCTCCTTTCCGCAGCTCGGAGTCCCCCTGGGCATGCTCCTTGCCTCCGGCGTCCTCAGCCTGATGTCCGGCGTGGTCTCTCCCGGGGAGGCATTTGTGGAGTGGGGCTGGCGTGTGCCGTTCCTGCTCAGCTTCGTCCTGATCATCGTGGGTTTCATCGTCCGCCGGAGTGTGGAGGAGAGCCCCGTCTTTGCCGAAATCGCCACCCGGAAGCAGCAGACCCGCGTTCCGATTGTGGAGCTGTTCAAGAAGCACTGGCTGCTCGTGATCCTTGCGGCCCTGGTCTTCGCAGGCAACAACGCCGCCGGCTACATGACCACCGGCGGCTACATCCTCAGCTACGCCACCGCACCCAAGGGACTCGCCATGGACCGCACGCAGGTGCTCCTGGCCGTGACGGTCTCCGCCGCGCTTTGGTTCGTCTTTACGCTGATCTCCGGCTACCTCGCCGACAGCCTTGGCCGCAAGAAGACCTACCTCATCGGCTATGCCTGCCTGATTGTCACGTTCTTCCCGCTGTTCTGGCTCATCAACACCGGCAACATCTGGGCCATGCTTCTGGGCCTGTCGCTGTTCAGTGTCGGCCTGGGCCTGACCTACGGGCCGCAGGCGGCCCTCTACAGTGAGCTGTTCCCGGCGTCCGTCCGGTTCTCCGGGGTTGCCATCTCCTACGCCCTGGGCGCCATCATCGGCGGCGCCTTCGCTCCAACGATCGCCACCGCGCTGGTGCAGGCCACAGGGACCACGACGTCCGTTTCCGTGTACCTGCTCGTCATGGCTCTCATCTCGACGGGAGCGGTCCTGGTCATTCGGGAACGCCGGGGCATCGATCTGGGCATTGGAAACCAGGCCGAGCAGGAAGTCGGTGCCACGGTCTTTGACAAACGGCGCGGGCAGGATTCTGCCGGGGCCAAGGCGGCAACCAGCGTCTGA